The uncultured Desulfuromonas sp. genome has a segment encoding these proteins:
- a CDS encoding MMPL family transporter translates to MVNIQKINSYFRRAAEVLLRRRRPALLLFIALLAVSVVGLTRLESDIDMDNWFMEDDALLAVKDRFEAIFGNDDFCAVLVEADDVFSHQALSAIRELGRELEKKVPYADDVVSLTDFEYTAGTPDGLEIGELVPTPVPTDPDALRRIREKAYAKAVIRERIVSADGRCTWVVLRMKTIPDDWQKDYAENPDLSIGRIVNEVAAQPKYRFLHPKTAGLPVIDVEKRAFFGREMPRLFGYSLIVTVVLLAVALRSVRGVIFPLITAVSAIVIVLGMQGFLGIANDPSMILLPVFLSLAVSIGYSIHVFTAFKRSFLHSGQRREAVVYAVEETGWPLLFSALTTVAALISFVFIPLRPIRWVGCTAACLVAVTYVLVIILLPALLSFGKDRRSGVVEGEKSSRPERLMRYLGDRVLLRPRLTLGVFGVVAVVCLVGISRFEVSFDIVRTFGLKVPYVNRLYQIGQAEVGSLYSYDVALEFDQPGAAKDPDNLRKFEQLVNEVKALPLTKKTASLLDIVKDMNQVIHSGDGDFYAIPQHREMVAQLLLLYENAGGSEAEKWVDYDYQRLRLMVEVDDYNSAEAARELRLIQQRGKALFPDAQVMLIGSISQFTVMQDYVTWGQIKSFFIALGVIAVLMSLVFGSIRTGLIGMIPNVAPALVVGGIMGFAHIPLDMMTVTIIPMLLGLAVDDTIHFINHSQLEFARSGSYRETTRRVFVSVGTALFLTSLVLTLNFSVYLVSYARVFIHMGVLIAAGILAALAADYFVTPVLLRLFRPFGQETTGDADNRMEQIF, encoded by the coding sequence ATGGTGAATATTCAGAAAATCAATAGCTATTTCCGCCGCGCGGCGGAGGTCCTCCTGCGCCGGCGCCGGCCGGCTCTGCTTCTGTTTATCGCCTTGCTGGCGGTTTCCGTCGTCGGGCTGACCCGGCTGGAGAGCGACATCGACATGGACAACTGGTTCATGGAGGATGACGCCCTGCTGGCGGTCAAGGACCGTTTCGAGGCCATTTTCGGCAACGATGATTTTTGCGCCGTGCTGGTGGAGGCGGACGATGTTTTTTCCCACCAGGCCCTGAGCGCGATTCGCGAGTTGGGCCGTGAGTTGGAGAAAAAGGTCCCCTATGCGGACGACGTGGTCTCCCTGACCGATTTTGAATACACCGCGGGCACCCCGGACGGTCTGGAAATCGGCGAACTTGTTCCCACGCCCGTGCCGACGGACCCGGACGCTTTGCGGCGTATCCGGGAAAAGGCCTATGCCAAGGCAGTGATCCGTGAGCGCATCGTGTCGGCGGACGGCCGCTGCACCTGGGTTGTGTTGCGCATGAAAACCATCCCCGATGACTGGCAAAAGGATTACGCGGAAAATCCGGATCTGTCCATCGGTCGCATCGTCAATGAAGTGGCGGCGCAACCGAAATACCGTTTTCTTCATCCAAAAACAGCGGGGTTACCCGTTATCGACGTGGAAAAACGGGCGTTTTTCGGCCGGGAAATGCCGCGCCTGTTCGGCTATTCGCTGATTGTGACGGTGGTGCTCCTCGCCGTTGCCCTGCGCAGCGTGCGTGGCGTGATCTTTCCCCTGATCACCGCGGTCAGCGCGATTGTCATTGTGCTCGGCATGCAAGGCTTTCTCGGCATCGCCAACGACCCGTCCATGATCCTGCTGCCGGTGTTTCTGTCGCTGGCCGTGTCCATCGGTTACTCCATCCATGTGTTTACCGCCTTTAAGAGGTCGTTTTTGCACTCCGGCCAACGCAGGGAAGCGGTGGTTTATGCCGTCGAGGAGACGGGCTGGCCGCTTCTGTTCAGCGCCCTGACCACGGTGGCGGCGCTGATCTCTTTCGTCTTTATCCCGTTGCGCCCGATCCGTTGGGTGGGCTGCACCGCCGCCTGCCTGGTGGCGGTGACCTATGTGCTGGTGATTATCCTGCTGCCGGCCCTGCTCAGCTTCGGCAAGGACCGGCGGAGCGGCGTTGTCGAGGGCGAGAAAAGCAGCCGCCCCGAACGGCTGATGCGCTATTTGGGAGACCGGGTGCTGCTGCGCCCGCGTCTGACCCTCGGCGTGTTCGGGGTGGTGGCGGTCGTGTGCCTGGTCGGCATCAGCCGTTTCGAGGTCTCCTTCGATATCGTCCGTACCTTCGGCCTCAAGGTGCCCTATGTGAACCGTCTTTATCAGATCGGCCAAGCCGAGGTCGGTTCGCTCTATTCCTATGACGTGGCCCTGGAGTTCGATCAACCGGGGGCGGCCAAGGATCCCGACAATTTGCGCAAATTCGAGCAACTGGTCAACGAGGTCAAGGCTCTGCCCCTGACCAAGAAGACGGCATCGCTGCTCGATATCGTCAAGGACATGAATCAGGTGATCCATTCGGGGGACGGCGATTTCTATGCGATTCCGCAACATCGCGAGATGGTGGCGCAATTGCTGCTGCTCTATGAAAATGCCGGCGGCAGCGAGGCGGAAAAATGGGTTGACTACGATTACCAGCGCTTGCGTCTGATGGTGGAGGTGGACGATTACAATTCCGCCGAAGCCGCCCGCGAATTGCGTTTGATCCAGCAGCGCGGCAAGGCGTTGTTTCCGGACGCACAGGTCATGCTCATCGGCAGTATCTCACAGTTCACCGTCATGCAGGATTACGTCACCTGGGGCCAGATCAAGTCGTTTTTTATCGCTCTGGGCGTGATCGCCGTGCTCATGTCGCTGGTGTTCGGCAGCATCAGGACCGGGCTGATCGGCATGATTCCCAATGTCGCGCCAGCGCTTGTGGTCGGCGGCATCATGGGCTTTGCCCATATCCCCCTGGACATGATGACGGTGACCATTATTCCCATGCTGTTGGGGCTGGCCGTGGACGACACCATCCATTTCATCAATCACAGCCAGCTGGAGTTCGCCCGCAGCGGCAGTTACCGGGAAACCACCCGCCGTGTTTTCGTCAGCGTGGGAACCGCCCTGTTTCTGACCTCGTTGGTGCTGACCCTGAATTTTTCCGTCTATCTGGTTTCGTACGCCAGGGTGTTCATCCATATGGGTGTTCTCATTGCTGCGGGTATTCTGGCGGCGCTGGCCGCGGATTATTTCGTCACCCCCGTGCTGTTGCGACTGTTTCGCCCCTTTGGCCAAGAAACGACCGGCGACGCGGACAACCGCATGGAACAGATCTTTTAA
- a CDS encoding DUF4198 domain-containing protein, with protein MKRIGLFLTVLLFAMSSMANAHSIWINSFESHAHGAHHSMVSLGWGHALPMDDILNSPNGRIAIADFTLYDPAMNKTALIKPPFKVEEPTASTADIDLYAADLATQKIALKPQSKDGVYQMSVVSVPTFYTKYVDKKGRERMELKPKNEVDGIDKVLMAVKFQAFAKSYLTKGVWTAPQPLGHGLEIIPRTDLSNLHVGDLVEVDVLFYGKPLTATPKNIEYITAQSSSFGQSDGFALFSYLMNGRAQFRVQSAGQWMIGVNHKDDVTADGPLKGLVGKTDHVYHSASLTFNVQ; from the coding sequence TTGAAACGCATCGGTTTGTTTTTGACAGTGCTTTTGTTCGCCATGTCCTCCATGGCAAACGCCCATTCCATCTGGATCAACAGTTTTGAGTCCCATGCCCACGGCGCGCATCATTCCATGGTTTCGCTCGGCTGGGGGCATGCTCTGCCCATGGACGATATCCTCAACTCGCCCAACGGCCGGATCGCCATTGCCGACTTTACCCTTTACGATCCCGCCATGAATAAAACGGCACTGATCAAGCCGCCGTTCAAGGTGGAGGAACCGACGGCGTCCACCGCCGATATCGATCTGTACGCCGCGGATCTCGCCACCCAGAAAATCGCCCTGAAACCGCAAAGCAAGGACGGCGTTTACCAGATGAGCGTGGTTTCAGTGCCGACGTTTTACACCAAGTATGTCGACAAAAAAGGCCGGGAACGGATGGAGCTGAAGCCGAAGAATGAGGTTGACGGAATTGACAAGGTGCTGATGGCGGTTAAATTCCAGGCCTTTGCCAAGTCCTATCTCACCAAAGGTGTCTGGACCGCACCACAGCCCCTCGGCCACGGACTGGAAATCATTCCCCGCACCGATCTGAGCAACCTGCATGTCGGCGACCTGGTTGAGGTCGATGTGCTGTTTTACGGCAAACCGCTGACGGCAACGCCGAAGAACATTGAATACATCACCGCGCAGAGCAGCAGCTTCGGTCAAAGCGACGGTTTCGCCCTGTTTTCCTACCTGATGAACGGTCGGGCGCAGTTCCGCGTACAAAGCGCCGGGCAATGGATGATCGGCGTCAACCATAAGGACGACGTCACCGCGGACGGTCCGCTGAAGGGTCTGGTCGGCAAAACCGACCATGTCTACCACAGCGCCAGCCTGACGTTTAATGTGCAGTAG
- a CDS encoding TonB-dependent receptor, whose amino-acid sequence MYRITLARRVVAVAMAVHFGFFTPAIVAAEETELETMTVYAQKREENVQETPLSVGVLNDLRLDEERVSQLYDLNRLIPNLYMGSAGGSGTFTYVGIRGRINGDADVDPTVTVLVDGVPYDDFYSMGNNLLYDVERVEVLRGPQSTMYGLNSIAGVINIVTKKPGETTRGKVYAEGSAGPDWDGSWQAGGSVSGPLVHNTLYAGLSFLHKNQGGYIENKLTKDRYNDDRTTGVKGDLFWTPGDAWEVSLGLAYSKLDGDYSETYLPTNRAAATAVGTDFEEWQADTGWEGDCDVETWAPHMKVSYDGGDFKIISVSAYRKATQEFDFDPYLSPVTGYLGYIDHRAETFSQELRVQSDDDEASNLQWLGGYSFNDFERKEKLGWALTATPSQMNFFKDSTLEGMSNAFFAQATYRLLDKALGLTVGGRQEWTEREAQSHLGLFDDDTVTDSQFLPKLTLDYRFSPKVMIYAGITQGWRSGGMNMLASNTSQSKYKKETSWSYEIGVKTKLFNDRLTFNTSAFYATYDDFQDLVYVNAGTAYLTNAPEVRMTGFETEITARLTQDLLLTGSLGYVHAEYEDFPDATHGDFNGNRVMFVPDFNAHLALNYNFLGNFYVRPEVQGIGTLYWDRANNKKQSPYALFNLKAGYTGDSYEIYLFAENLTNKYAFSQATDYVGNGNYYGTPITPLRVGIGASIEF is encoded by the coding sequence ATGTACCGCATCACACTGGCGAGAAGGGTTGTGGCCGTTGCCATGGCCGTGCATTTTGGATTTTTCACCCCGGCGATCGTCGCGGCCGAGGAGACGGAACTCGAAACGATGACCGTTTACGCCCAGAAACGGGAGGAAAACGTGCAGGAAACCCCGCTCTCGGTCGGTGTTTTAAATGATCTTCGACTGGACGAAGAGCGGGTCAGCCAACTGTACGACCTCAATCGTCTTATCCCCAACCTGTATATGGGGAGCGCCGGGGGCAGCGGGACCTTTACCTATGTCGGTATTCGCGGCCGCATCAATGGCGATGCCGACGTCGACCCGACCGTCACCGTGCTGGTGGACGGTGTTCCCTATGACGACTTTTACTCCATGGGCAACAACCTGCTCTACGACGTCGAACGGGTCGAGGTGCTGCGCGGCCCCCAGTCCACCATGTACGGCCTGAACAGCATCGCCGGCGTCATCAACATTGTGACCAAAAAACCTGGTGAAACCACGCGGGGCAAAGTCTACGCCGAAGGTTCAGCCGGCCCGGATTGGGATGGGTCCTGGCAGGCGGGAGGCAGTGTGAGCGGGCCTCTTGTCCACAATACGCTCTACGCCGGGCTTTCGTTCCTGCACAAAAATCAGGGCGGCTATATTGAAAATAAGCTGACGAAAGATCGTTATAACGATGACCGCACCACGGGCGTGAAAGGTGATCTCTTCTGGACCCCTGGCGACGCATGGGAGGTTTCCCTGGGGTTGGCGTACAGCAAATTAGACGGTGACTACAGCGAAACCTACCTGCCGACCAACCGGGCGGCGGCTACGGCCGTGGGGACGGATTTCGAGGAGTGGCAGGCGGATACGGGCTGGGAAGGGGACTGCGACGTGGAAACCTGGGCGCCCCATATGAAAGTGAGCTACGATGGCGGTGATTTCAAAATCATCTCGGTTTCCGCGTATAGAAAAGCCACGCAGGAATTTGATTTCGACCCCTATCTGTCGCCCGTGACCGGCTATCTCGGCTACATCGACCACAGGGCCGAAACCTTTAGCCAGGAGCTGCGCGTGCAATCCGATGATGACGAAGCCTCCAATCTGCAATGGCTGGGCGGTTACTCCTTCAACGATTTTGAACGCAAGGAAAAACTGGGTTGGGCGCTTACCGCCACGCCGTCACAGATGAACTTTTTTAAAGACTCGACGCTCGAAGGGATGAGCAATGCCTTTTTCGCTCAGGCGACCTACCGATTACTGGACAAGGCCCTGGGCCTGACCGTCGGCGGACGCCAGGAGTGGACCGAACGGGAAGCACAAAGTCATCTGGGCCTGTTTGACGACGACACGGTAACCGATTCGCAGTTTCTTCCCAAACTGACCCTTGATTACCGCTTTTCGCCCAAGGTCATGATCTATGCCGGCATCACCCAGGGCTGGCGCAGCGGCGGCATGAACATGCTGGCGTCGAATACCTCCCAGTCGAAATACAAAAAAGAAACGAGTTGGTCCTATGAAATCGGCGTGAAAACAAAACTGTTCAATGATCGGCTGACGTTCAACACCTCGGCGTTTTATGCGACCTATGATGATTTTCAGGACCTGGTCTACGTCAACGCCGGCACCGCCTATTTGACCAACGCTCCCGAGGTGCGCATGACCGGCTTTGAAACGGAGATCACGGCCCGGTTGACGCAGGACCTGCTGCTGACGGGGTCGCTGGGCTATGTTCACGCCGAGTATGAGGATTTCCCGGATGCGACCCACGGCGATTTCAACGGCAACAGAGTCATGTTCGTGCCCGACTTTAATGCACATCTCGCCTTGAACTACAACTTCCTCGGCAATTTCTACGTCCGGCCCGAAGTTCAGGGAATCGGCACCCTCTATTGGGACAGGGCCAACAACAAAAAACAAAGCCCCTACGCCCTGTTCAATCTCAAGGCGGGCTATACCGGCGACAGCTACGAAATCTATCTGTTCGCTGAAAACCTGACCAACAAATATGCCTTTTCCCAGGCCACTGATTATGTCGGCAACGGCAACTACTACGGCACGCCCATTACCCCTTTGCGGGTCGGTATCGGCGCAAGCATCGAATTCTAA